One Oceaniferula flava genomic window carries:
- a CDS encoding sulfite exporter TauE/SafE family protein, translating into MPALMTDNPTIWMLAAIAAFCIGVSKAGFSGISLISVFILADVFGAKESLGFALPMLIMADLMVYPAFRKYASWKSVWLLTWPALVGMGIGVLVLGNVDNAAMRKIIGSIILVMVSLQLLGRFNAEGFYKIALTRKFGFFFGTTGGVATVLANAAGPIMQIYMLSRRMDKMELIGVGARFFLVINFLKLPLGAGMNLITASSLLSNLLLLPAIALGVFGGKKVLVKIPQRAFEATVIVFAMIAGVKLCFF; encoded by the coding sequence ATGCCAGCGCTGATGACGGACAACCCCACGATATGGATGCTGGCGGCGATCGCGGCTTTTTGCATCGGGGTCTCGAAAGCAGGCTTTTCCGGCATCTCGCTGATCTCGGTATTCATTCTGGCGGATGTCTTTGGCGCCAAGGAATCTTTGGGCTTCGCACTGCCGATGCTGATCATGGCCGACCTGATGGTCTACCCGGCCTTTCGCAAATACGCCTCGTGGAAATCCGTCTGGCTGCTCACTTGGCCGGCGCTGGTGGGCATGGGGATCGGGGTGCTGGTGTTAGGTAATGTCGACAATGCCGCCATGCGAAAAATCATCGGGTCGATCATCCTGGTGATGGTTTCGCTGCAGCTGCTGGGTCGCTTCAATGCCGAGGGGTTCTACAAAATCGCGCTGACTCGCAAGTTTGGATTTTTCTTTGGCACCACCGGTGGGGTCGCCACGGTGCTGGCGAATGCGGCCGGACCGATCATGCAAATTTACATGCTTTCACGGCGCATGGACAAGATGGAACTGATCGGTGTGGGAGCGCGGTTTTTCCTGGTGATCAATTTCCTCAAACTGCCGCTGGGTGCGGGGATGAACTTGATCACGGCGAGCTCGCTGCTCTCGAACTTACTGCTGCTCCCGGCGATTGCGCTTGGGGTGTTCGGAGGCAAAAAAGTGCTGGTGAAAATCCCCCAGCGCGCGTTTGAAGCGACGGTGATTGTGTTTGCGATGATCGCGGGGGTGAAGCTTTGCTTTTTCTAA